The following coding sequences lie in one Halomonas sp. 'Soap Lake #6' genomic window:
- a CDS encoding replication endonuclease, translating into MTTALELAFEHSSGTKDCYLYLQKYFQRLPSLAEKLAGGYVHVSKQHGHAAANRWLDRHTQDLIDPASIYRRFEAIAHDLERGFNALVKRSSTTIEGLKAACEWLASVQDRLVVHGLNATHDDEAMTNHAQAQATALEREYSKLVGGIAEHNRRLRLGLLPPPLNLKTPKARTLSGQAREVALQIATSRNPLSPPLGIIPLMAVFRWHRAPVMNLAAVNEMALEKARHRARLHDINPPSLKLKSSVQLAKLTDPYWWRRQLRRLCSRRLEQVQREAHRVHKRAGIYCSNVTLDRRRSQKNRTRALLEALEAINQEGQVYTLAELAELGLSNPDHRRAELMLRISDTEAESRRMGHVGMFYTITAPSRFHPVISENSVRNPKYNGTTPREAQAHLQQVWARSRAALARENLGIYGIRVVEPHHDGTPHWHLLLWMKPEHTKRINEILRSHAEADTPEELFDRRGKKTTARFKVEKIDYKRGTAAGYVAKYISKNINGEQFVRDGVQNDDKDRYGHELNSVAPRIESWAAVWGIRQFQFVGLPSVTVWREVRRLNEKHINELESWEQATRPNQRIAGRLEQIRKAANAGQWDQFLRLMGGPNLPRKQRPIKPWTMPRVDLDRLEFSHATGEVREGIEAKGRHGESKLGTFGIVVSDGRGNEHEYLTRFYKWEVRSRNSGPQGVQGGGEAASPWTRVTNCTQGPDIQPREPSPEEKKAQLARLEEWQRSEIYRVDREAEYQDALAAREAARKLFAPSKPTQQEEYFPPELC; encoded by the coding sequence ATGACCACCGCGCTGGAACTCGCCTTTGAGCACAGCTCAGGCACCAAGGATTGCTACCTGTATCTGCAGAAGTACTTCCAGCGCCTCCCCTCGTTGGCTGAAAAGCTGGCGGGTGGTTATGTGCACGTTTCCAAACAGCATGGTCACGCTGCGGCCAACCGCTGGTTAGACCGCCATACCCAAGATCTTATCGACCCAGCCAGCATCTACCGCCGCTTTGAAGCCATCGCCCATGATCTGGAGCGCGGCTTTAACGCTCTGGTGAAGCGATCTTCCACCACCATCGAAGGGCTGAAAGCTGCCTGCGAGTGGCTGGCCAGCGTTCAGGATCGCTTAGTGGTGCACGGCTTGAATGCCACCCACGACGATGAAGCGATGACAAACCACGCCCAAGCCCAAGCTACGGCGCTGGAACGCGAGTACAGCAAGCTGGTAGGCGGCATTGCCGAGCATAACCGCCGCCTGCGCTTGGGCTTGCTGCCGCCCCCGCTCAACCTGAAAACGCCGAAGGCGCGCACCCTCTCCGGCCAAGCGCGTGAAGTAGCGCTACAGATCGCCACCTCACGCAACCCGTTAAGCCCGCCCCTGGGCATCATTCCATTGATGGCTGTTTTCCGGTGGCACCGCGCCCCGGTGATGAACCTCGCCGCCGTCAATGAAATGGCGCTCGAAAAGGCCCGCCACCGCGCGCGCCTTCACGATATCAACCCGCCTAGCCTCAAGCTGAAAAGTAGCGTTCAGCTCGCCAAGCTCACCGACCCTTATTGGTGGCGTCGGCAGCTGCGCCGTTTGTGCAGCCGCCGGTTAGAACAGGTCCAGCGTGAAGCGCATCGTGTGCACAAACGCGCAGGCATTTACTGCAGCAACGTCACTCTCGACCGCCGCCGTTCTCAAAAGAACCGTACCCGCGCCCTGCTGGAAGCGCTGGAAGCCATCAACCAGGAAGGTCAGGTGTACACCTTAGCCGAACTGGCCGAGCTGGGTTTATCGAACCCCGACCACCGCCGCGCTGAATTGATGCTGCGCATTAGTGATACCGAGGCGGAGTCCCGCCGCATGGGCCACGTGGGCATGTTCTACACCATCACCGCGCCCAGCCGTTTCCACCCAGTGATCTCCGAAAACAGCGTGCGCAATCCAAAGTACAACGGCACCACTCCGCGTGAAGCCCAAGCTCACCTGCAGCAGGTGTGGGCACGCTCCCGCGCCGCCCTAGCCCGGGAGAACCTGGGTATTTACGGCATTCGCGTGGTCGAACCCCACCACGACGGCACGCCCCACTGGCACCTGTTGCTGTGGATGAAGCCGGAGCATACCAAGCGCATAAACGAGATTCTGCGCAGCCATGCCGAAGCGGATACCCCCGAAGAGCTGTTCGACCGTCGCGGTAAAAAGACCACCGCCCGCTTCAAGGTAGAAAAGATCGACTACAAGCGCGGTACCGCGGCGGGCTACGTGGCCAAGTACATCTCGAAAAACATCAACGGCGAGCAGTTCGTGCGTGATGGCGTGCAAAACGATGACAAAGACCGCTATGGCCATGAGCTAAACAGCGTCGCACCACGTATTGAGTCATGGGCGGCCGTGTGGGGCATTCGCCAGTTCCAGTTCGTTGGCCTGCCCAGCGTCACCGTGTGGCGTGAGGTGCGCCGCCTAAACGAAAAGCACATCAATGAGCTGGAAAGCTGGGAGCAGGCCACCCGCCCAAACCAACGCATTGCCGGCCGATTGGAGCAAATCCGTAAAGCTGCCAACGCAGGTCAGTGGGATCAATTCTTACGCTTGATGGGCGGCCCAAACCTGCCCCGCAAACAGCGCCCGATCAAACCCTGGACGATGCCCCGCGTGGATCTCGACCGCCTTGAATTTAGCCACGCCACCGGCGAGGTGCGCGAAGGCATAGAGGCCAAAGGCCGCCACGGCGAAAGCAAGCTGGGTACCTTCGGCATCGTCGTATCCGATGGCCGAGGTAACGAACACGAATACCTGACCCGCTTTTACAAGTGGGAAGTGCGCAGCCGTAACAGCGGCCCCCAGGGGGTTCAGGGAGGCGGCGAAGCCGCGTCCCCTTGGACTCGTGTCACTAACTGTACGCAGGGGCCAGATATTCAGCCCCGCGAGCCATCACCGGAAGAGAAAAAAGCCCAGCTTGCCCGATTAGAAGAGTGGCAACGCTCAGAAATTTACCGTGTGGATAGGGAAGCGGAGTACCAGGACGCCCTAGCCGCCAGAGAAGCCGCGCGAAAACTCTTCGCGCCGTCCAAACCTACCCAGCAGGAAGAGTATTTCCCGCCCGAACTCTGTTAA